From Malus sylvestris chromosome 1, drMalSylv7.2, whole genome shotgun sequence:
aaAAACGGAAAGCAATTCAATTTCAATCGAAATCTGATCGTTACCAAACAAATAGACACTTTAAATTGCTGCGAATTCGAAAACACAAAACGATATACCTTTAcagaagaaaaacagaaaacagaGTTTCACTGAATATTTATGCACGAACAAAAATACAAGGAGCGGAGCTCCACCAGCACTCACCTACAGTAGTAATCTGACCAAATTGCCCCCCTCCACTCCACCCTCTCACTTCTTGCTATCATAATCGACGACCTCGGAGTCGGTGACGGACCTCGAGTGCTGCACTATGGACCGTCCGATCGAGTTGATCCagtcctccttctccttctccgaGTCGGCGATGAAGTACATCGTCTCGGAGCGCGTCGACAGCTCGAACGCGTACTGCTTGTTGAGGACGTCCTCGGCTCCCTTCACTGTGAGGCAAGACGCCACCGGGATCACGCCACGTGGCCTGGAGCCGCGGTTGACGGCGGAGTTCATGAACCAGAAAAGCTTGCCTTGCTTGAGGACGAACCACCGGCGACGCCACGTCTTTATGTACTCGCCTTGTTTAGTCAACCACCCGGTGCGTTCGGGGTTTGACCAGAACTCGATGCCGTCGTAGTCGTTGGGTTGCACCGTCTGGCCCATCGCGGCCCGCCATAGGCTCGCCATCGG
This genomic window contains:
- the LOC126623556 gene encoding pleckstrin homology domain-containing protein 1-like — protein: MASLWRAAMGQTVQPNDYDGIEFWSNPERTGWLTKQGEYIKTWRRRWFVLKQGKLFWFMNSAVNRGSRPRGVIPVASCLTVKGAEDVLNKQYAFELSTRSETMYFIADSEKEKEDWINSIGRSIVQHSRSVTDSEVVDYDSKK